The DNA region CGCCTGGGTCAGGCGATAGCTCTCTTCATTGACGCGTTCGAGCGGATCGCTCTTGGGCGGGCCATATTCGCCCTCGACCACGATTTCGTTGGCCAACTCACCATCCGCCGGCTCACTTTCGGGCGGCGGGGGTGCGGCGTCATCGGGCGCGCCTTCTGTCGGTGGCGGCGCGCTGTCCTGCACCGCGGCCAAGTTCCATTCGAGCGGAACGACCTGCGGCGGCGGCGGTGGGGGTGCCTGAGGCTGCGGCGCTGCCAGCGCGAGCGCTGTGCTCAGCAGCTGAGGCGAGGTCGCAAGCAGGGTGAGGCTGGGCAATCGAGTTCTCCGCATCAACCCCTATCATTAGCACGGGCCGCGGGGCGCCAGCCTTGCCCTTGCCATCCCCCGCCTATACGCAAGGTGAATTATCTGTCGCAAACGTGCAAGGTTGCTGATGTCACTGATCCAGATCGCCAAAGAGGGCCCTGTCACCATTCTCACGCTCGATCGGGCGGAGTCCATGAACCCGCTGGGCGCGCCGGGCGACGGGGATGAGTTTGTCCGGGTCGCTAATGCGATCAACCGCGACATGGAATGCCGGGTGGTGATCCTGACCGGCGCTGGTCGGGCCTTCAGCGCGGGCGGCGATGTGAAAGCGATGCGGGACAAGACCGGCACGTTCGGCGGCACCACCCCCGCGATTTCGGACGGCTACCGCGACAATATCCACCTAATGCTGCGCGCGCTCTATGGGTTGCGGGTGCCGGTGATCGCGGCGGTCAATGGCCCGGCGATCGGACTGGGCTGCGATGTCGCCTGCCTCGCCGATATCCGCATTGCCAGCGAGAGCGCGAAGTTCGGCGTGACCTTCCTCAAGCTCGGGATCATTCCCGGCGATGGCGGCACGTGGATCCTCCCCCGCGTGATCGGGATGAGCCGCGCGGCCGAGCTGTTCTACACCGGCGATGTAATCGACGCCGCCACCGCAAAGGACTGGGGCCTCGTCAGCCGCGTGGTCGCACCCGAGGCACTGATGGACGAAGCGCGGGCGCTGGCAGGCCGGATCGCGCTGCTCCCCCCGCATTCGCTGCGCCACACCAAGAACCTGCTGCGGCAGGGGCAGCAGACCAGCTACGATACCGCGCTGGAACTCGCCGCGAACACGCAGGCGATGATGCACACCACCGCCGATCATGCCGAGGGGGTGGCCGCGCTGATCGAGAAGCGGGGCGCGGTGTTTACGGGCGAGTAGTGCAGGGGTTTAGGCCAGCCACTTGAACACCCCCGCCGGGATGCCCGCGCGCCACAGGTGGATATAGCTGCCCGCCAGCCACAACAAGGTCCCCGCGATCAGCGGCACAGCGCCGACGCTGAAAAGTGCCCCCCAGCGCGGCCAGTAGCTGGTCTTGCTTTCCCACTCGGCCCAGCTTGCGCCCATCAGGACTTCCTTCTTGGCGTCCTGAAACTTCGCGCCGACCAATGCGAGGATGCCCATCGCCAGCGCGGTGACCATCGTCCGGGTGCTCCAGAACAGGATGACGTGCGAGGCGGCCCACAGCCCGATCGCCCACATCATCGGGTGGCGGGTGACCTTGAACACGCCCTTCGGTTCGGCGCGCGCCTGCGCTTCAGCCATCGGGGTCGGCAGCGCTGGGTTGCCGATGAACGAGCCCGCCAACAAGATCATCGCCGGCAGCGTGATGATCGTCGCGGCGATCCAGCCCACATCGCCTGACCCCGAAAGGTCAGCCGGCGGCGCGGCAGTAAAGGCGAAATAGACCCAAGCCAGCGTGGCGAAACTGACGACGGTATAGGCCCCCTGGAACCCGCCTGCCCCCAAGGCCTTGACCATCGGTGCCCGCAAGGGGTGCGACATGGCGAAATGCGTGCCGACGAATGCGGCATTGGCCGCGATGAGTGTGATGATTGCCCCGTCCATAGCGGCGAACCTAACATGGGTGAGGAGACACGCCTAGCGGACTTGGATCAGGCCGCGATCCCGGTCGGCACGATGCCAGTGGGAACGATGCCAGTGGGAACTATGGTCGCCTGCGCCACTGCGACATGGACCGGCGCCTCGCCGTCGCTTTCGGCCCACACATCTGCGCGCACCACCACCTGCCGCTTGCCCGCCTTGACCACAGTTCCACGCGCGCGCAGCCGCTCGCCCTTGGCGGGGCGCAGGAAATCGATGGTGTAGCCCCCCGTAACCACATCGCCTGCAACCGATGCTCCAGCCCAGGCGCAGGCATTGTCGGCCATCAGCCCGACAATCGCGCCGTGGGCATAGCCGTGGTGCTGGGTCATTTCGGGCCGCATCACCAGCAACAACTCGCTCTCACCCTCCCACACTGTCACCGGCTCGACATCGAGCCAGGAGGAGAAGCCCGAACGCGCGACGGCGACCTTCTTCATGTATTCGACGGCGGCTTCGGGCGAGGGGAAACGGGGTGAGGACATGGGGCGGGCTTCCTTTAAGTCTGCTATACAGATGTTATGCCGCTTGCCTTGTCTGCACGCAAGTCTGATAATCAGACGATGAAGACCTACACCCCCTCACGCGCGCCTTGCCCGATTGGCCGCGCCGCCCGCCTGCTCGGCGACCGCTGGGTGTTGCTGATCTTGCGCGATGCATTTCTGGGGGCGGAGCGGTTCGAGGAGTTCGTGGACCGCCTCGGCATCAACCGGGCGGCGCTCACCTCGCGATTGGCGATCCTGCAAGAGGCGGGGCTGATGCGACGCGACCCGCCCGACGGCAAGCGCGCGCGCTACATCCTCACGGACAAGGCCCGCGCGCTCGTGCCGATGTTCGAACAGATGGCCGGGTGGAGCAGCGCGCACCTATTCGCGGACGGCGAGCCAGTGCCGCAATGGCCGCCGCGCGCTGGCTAGGTCTGGCCTTCGATCCCGACCAGCTCGACCTTGAACACCAGTGTCGCATTCGCCGGAATTGGTCCTCGCCCGACCGGGCCGTAAGCGAGGTCTGCGGGAATGGCGATTTCTATCACCTCGCCCACGCCCATCTGCGGAACCGCCAGCTGCCAGCCCTTGACCAGCCGGCCCAGCGGGAAGGTTGCAGGCTCACCGCGGGCATAGGAACTGTCGAACACGGTCCCATCAAGCAACCGCCCCTCGTAATGGACGGTAATTCTATCATCGACAGTCGGCTTGCGGTCTGACGCGAGGTATTTGATCCAGCGCCAGCGCACCCCGCCATCGACAAAATGCCAGCCGTCTTCGGGCGTGAGGCCCAGCAGATAGATCTGCTGCGCCGCGTGCCACGCGGAGTCTTGCGCCCTTGGATCGGCGACGGCCTCGCCCGCCCCCTCCTGCGCGTGCGCGGGCTGTAGGGCGAGCAGAAGCGAAGCCACCAAGGCGGCAGCCACCAGCTTTGACAGCGACGCCATTACCAGTCGTAAGCCTTGGGCCGGTCGCTTTCATCAAGGTCGATATAGCGGTCACGCAGGCGGGTCTGGTGGTTGGTGAGGTCCTGTTCGACCCCGGCGATGAACACCTTGGTCGGCACCGAGCCGACCTCGAGCGGATCGCCGGTCCACATCACCACATCGCCCAGCGCGCCGGGTTTGAGCACGCCCGCCTTGCCGCCCATGCCGCTGATTTCGGCGGGGACGGAGCTGATTGCGGCAAAGGCCTTGCCCCATTCCATCCCGCTCGCACCCGGCATCCGGGTCAGCGCGACGAGGTTGCCCGCCACCTGCTGCAAGCGGCGCGGGTTTTGGAGGCTTTCGGCATTGATCGCGACCTTGACGCCCGCCTTGGCCATCCGCCCGGCATTGGACTGGGTCGCACCCAGTTGCTCAAAGGTTTCGGGCAGATCGTTCAACCCGTTGGCAATCACCGGAACCCCGGCGGCAGCGATTTCATTCGCCACCAACCAGCCTTCGGTCACGCCGACCAGCACCAGATCGAGCTTGGGATACTCCGCCTTCAGCGCCAGCACAGCGCGGATATCGGCCATCCGTTCGACCGCGACGTAGAGCTTCTGCTTGCCCGTCACCACCGGCACCAGCGCCTCGGCATCGAAGCGGCTGAGGAACACCTCGTCATCCTTGCCGATTTCGGTCGTTTCGGGGATGCCGGACTTGCCGACCAGCGCCTGCGCCTCGCGCAGCGCCGAACGCAGCAGCGCATGGGCCGCGGCGCGGCTGCCGCCCGCGCGGTCTGCTCCGCCTTCGCCCAGATTGATCATCTGGAAGGCGCGCGCCTGCATCACCGGCTTCGCATCGCCATCAAGGTCGATGATCGCGCCTTGCCCTGCAAAGATCGAGCCGGACGGCATCATCGACGTTGCCGCGCGGGTGATCCCGGCGGCCTTGTGGACGAGGATATGCTGCGAGGTGGGATTGATCGCCGTCGCCGCATCCAGAGCAGCGCTGAACGGCGTTTCGCGCGCGGTGATGTCGTTGCTTTCATCCACCGCCGACACGTCGGCTAGGCCAAGCGTGGTGACGGTCGCGAACAAGCCGGGGGTGACCCATGCGCCGCCCGCGTCGATGACAACATCGGTCGAGAAGGTCTGGCCTGGGGTAGGCGCTCCCGCGAACACCACCTTGCCATCGTCCACGATCACGACGCCGCCCTCAATCGGGGCGCCGCCGTCACCGACCACCAGTTTGGCGTTGGTGACGACCATGTCCTGGGCGAAGGCAGGCGATGCGGTAAGGGCCAGAACGCTGGCCGCTGTGATGAGGAGGCGCTTCACTTCACATCTCCTTCGCCGGGCTGGCCAAGCTCGAAATCGCTGACGGGCCGTGTCTTGGGGTTCATCGCATCGAACATCAGCGCGCCGTCGATCCAGACCTTCTCGGGCCGCGAATAGACGCTCAGCGGATCGCCGTTCCACAGCACCACATCGGCCATCTTGCCGGTCTCAAGGCTGCCGGTCATGTCGGAAATGCCCATCGCCTTGGCCGCGTTGTAAGTGAGCCACTGGATCACGGTCGCATCGGGGATGTCGATCCCGACCCGCGCACCGGCGGCTTGCGCCTTGGCGGCTTCCTGATTGAGGCGTTGGATATCGTTCTGGTCATCCGAGTGGATCACCACGCAGGCGCCCTCGCGCTGGAGGAAGGCCGCGTTTTCCAGAATGCCGTCGTAGCTTTCCATCTTGAAGCCGTACCAGTCGGCCCAGATCGCGCTGCACACGTCGTTTTCGCGCAGCAGATCGCCGATCTTGTAAGCCTCGACCGCGTGGTGGAAGGCGGCGACCTTGTAGCCCATCTCCTTGGCCATATCGAGCACCAGCGCCATTTCGTCCGCGCGGTAGCAGTGGTTCTGGATCAGGATTTCGCCCTTGAGCACGCCTACCAGCGTCTCCTTGCCGAGATCGCGCTTGGCTTTCGGGTCGTTGGCATAGTCAATCGCGCCGAGCCACGTTTCGCGGTTGACCGCAAGGTTGCCCATCCGGGTCGAAGGCATCCGGCCACGGCTGCCATAGACCCGCTTGGGGTTCTCTCCGCAGGCCATCTTCATCGAATAGGGCGCGCCGGGGAACTTCATCCCCTGCATGGTGCGCGCGGGCACGTTCTTGAGCGTCACCGACCGCCCACCCATCAGGTTGGCCGAGCCGGGGAGGATTTGCAGAGCAGTGATCCCGCCATTCGCCAGCGCGCGGCTGAAGCCGGGGTCTTGAGGCCAGACGGAATGTTCGGCCCAGACTTCGGGCGTGGTCGGCGCGGTGGCTTCGTTGCCGTCGGAATGGGCTTCCACGCCGGGCGAGGGATAGTCGCCCAAGTGCGAGTGGATGTCGATGATGCCGGGGGTGACGAACTTGCCGGTGCCGTCGAACACCGCAATGTCGGCCGGGATCGGCGTATCGGGGCCGCCGACCGAGGTGATCTTGCCGCCCGACATGAACACCACGCCGTTCTCGATCTTGCCGCCCTTGCCATCATAGATCGTCGCGCCGCGGATCGCGGTGGCGATGTTGGGGTAGGGCTTGTAGGTCGACGCGAAGACCGGATCGCCTGCCGGCGCGGCGGCGAATTCCTTGTCATCGGACTTGTCCGATGCGCTGGCGGTATCGCCGCTACCGCCGGTGGTCGCGCAGGCAGACAGCGCCAACGCGCTTGCCAAAGTGGCCAGCGCGCCTGTGCGCGCTCGCAATTTGAAGTGTGAAAGCATCGAAAACCTTTCCCGTTTCCCTGTCACATTGTGTGACGGGAAACGGGCAGGTTGTCTATGCAGCTCGACGATTAAAGTGTCAGGCCAGCGTTACTCGGCGGGACGAGTAGCGGGATAGCCCTCGTCCGCACCTTCAAACGTGGGGGCGACCTTTTCGTCCGCAAGCGTATCGAGGTGCATCCACTTCTTCACAATCGGGCTGACCAGCAGCACGGCCACAGCCGCACCGATCGCGATCCAGCCGAACACTTCGTAGATGTCGAGCAGGCCCTGCTTGGTCATCACCCCGTCATGGCCGCCGGTCGCTTCGCCGATCTTGCCAGCGACGAAATTGCCGACCGCGGTCATGTAGAACCAGGCGCCCATGATGAGGCTGGCAAGGTGCTTGGGCGCGAGCCGGTTCATGGCTGACAGGCCGACAGGCGAAAGGCACAGCTCGGCGGTGGTGGCGAAGAAGTAATAGGCAAAGACCAGCAGAACCGGGGTCATCGCGGCAATGCCATAGGCTTCCGCCCCCCACACCAGCACGAGATTGGCAAGGCCCATCTGCGCCAGCGCCAGCCCGAACTTGGCGGGAGCTGAAGGCTCTTTGCCCTTGCGCCCCAGCCACTGCCACAGCCCGGCAAACAGCGGGGCAAGCAGGATGATGTAGATCGGGTTGATCGACTGGAAGATACCCGCAGGCACCCCGCTGCGATCGACAAACTTGTCGGTGAACTGGTTCATCGACCCGCCCGCCTGTTCAAACAGGCCCCAGAACAGCGGGTTGAGGCTGATCAGGAACAAGATCGCGAACATCCGTTCACGCGGCTCTTTTTCGAGCTTGAAGCTTTCGAACAGCACATAGCCCAGCAGCGACAGGCCTGAGACGATCAGCAGCGTCTGGATGACGTCCTGATACTGCACCAGCGCCCAGATCACGGCGACTGCAGCGACACCGATACCATAGAGGCTGTATTCCGTCCCCTTGGCGAGCGGCCGGGGAGCTTCACCCGCGCCGCCCAGCGTTGACTTGCCGAGGACGAAGACAACGAGGCCCAGCAGCATCCCGATCCCGGCAAGGCCGAAGCCGAAGCCCCAGCCAACCGTCTGGCCGAGATAGGCGACCAAGATCGTCCCGATCGCCGCGCCGACGTTGATGCCCATGTAGAAGATCGTGTAAGCGCCGTCGCGGCGGATATCGGTCATCGGGTAAAGTTGGCCGACCATCACCGAGATGTTGGCCTTCAGGAAGCCCGAGCCGACGATGATGAAGGCCAGCGCC from uncultured Erythrobacter sp. includes:
- a CDS encoding crotonase/enoyl-CoA hydratase family protein, whose protein sequence is MSLIQIAKEGPVTILTLDRAESMNPLGAPGDGDEFVRVANAINRDMECRVVILTGAGRAFSAGGDVKAMRDKTGTFGGTTPAISDGYRDNIHLMLRALYGLRVPVIAAVNGPAIGLGCDVACLADIRIASESAKFGVTFLKLGIIPGDGGTWILPRVIGMSRAAELFYTGDVIDAATAKDWGLVSRVVAPEALMDEARALAGRIALLPPHSLRHTKNLLRQGQQTSYDTALELAANTQAMMHTTADHAEGVAALIEKRGAVFTGE
- a CDS encoding NnrU family protein, producing MDGAIITLIAANAAFVGTHFAMSHPLRAPMVKALGAGGFQGAYTVVSFATLAWVYFAFTAAPPADLSGSGDVGWIAATIITLPAMILLAGSFIGNPALPTPMAEAQARAEPKGVFKVTRHPMMWAIGLWAASHVILFWSTRTMVTALAMGILALVGAKFQDAKKEVLMGASWAEWESKTSYWPRWGALFSVGAVPLIAGTLLWLAGSYIHLWRAGIPAGVFKWLA
- a CDS encoding PaaI family thioesterase, which encodes MSSPRFPSPEAAVEYMKKVAVARSGFSSWLDVEPVTVWEGESELLLVMRPEMTQHHGYAHGAIVGLMADNACAWAGASVAGDVVTGGYTIDFLRPAKGERLRARGTVVKAGKRQVVVRADVWAESDGEAPVHVAVAQATIVPTGIVPTGIVPTGIAA
- a CDS encoding helix-turn-helix domain-containing protein, with the protein product MKTYTPSRAPCPIGRAARLLGDRWVLLILRDAFLGAERFEEFVDRLGINRAALTSRLAILQEAGLMRRDPPDGKRARYILTDKARALVPMFEQMAGWSSAHLFADGEPVPQWPPRAG
- a CDS encoding FKBP-type peptidyl-prolyl cis-trans isomerase, whose translation is MASLSKLVAAALVASLLLALQPAHAQEGAGEAVADPRAQDSAWHAAQQIYLLGLTPEDGWHFVDGGVRWRWIKYLASDRKPTVDDRITVHYEGRLLDGTVFDSSYARGEPATFPLGRLVKGWQLAVPQMGVGEVIEIAIPADLAYGPVGRGPIPANATLVFKVELVGIEGQT
- a CDS encoding amidohydrolase family protein — translated: MKRLLITAASVLALTASPAFAQDMVVTNAKLVVGDGGAPIEGGVVIVDDGKVVFAGAPTPGQTFSTDVVIDAGGAWVTPGLFATVTTLGLADVSAVDESNDITARETPFSAALDAATAINPTSQHILVHKAAGITRAATSMMPSGSIFAGQGAIIDLDGDAKPVMQARAFQMINLGEGGADRAGGSRAAAHALLRSALREAQALVGKSGIPETTEIGKDDEVFLSRFDAEALVPVVTGKQKLYVAVERMADIRAVLALKAEYPKLDLVLVGVTEGWLVANEIAAAGVPVIANGLNDLPETFEQLGATQSNAGRMAKAGVKVAINAESLQNPRRLQQVAGNLVALTRMPGASGMEWGKAFAAISSVPAEISGMGGKAGVLKPGALGDVVMWTGDPLEVGSVPTKVFIAGVEQDLTNHQTRLRDRYIDLDESDRPKAYDW
- a CDS encoding amidohydrolase, coding for MLSHFKLRARTGALATLASALALSACATTGGSGDTASASDKSDDKEFAAAPAGDPVFASTYKPYPNIATAIRGATIYDGKGGKIENGVVFMSGGKITSVGGPDTPIPADIAVFDGTGKFVTPGIIDIHSHLGDYPSPGVEAHSDGNEATAPTTPEVWAEHSVWPQDPGFSRALANGGITALQILPGSANLMGGRSVTLKNVPARTMQGMKFPGAPYSMKMACGENPKRVYGSRGRMPSTRMGNLAVNRETWLGAIDYANDPKAKRDLGKETLVGVLKGEILIQNHCYRADEMALVLDMAKEMGYKVAAFHHAVEAYKIGDLLRENDVCSAIWADWYGFKMESYDGILENAAFLQREGACVVIHSDDQNDIQRLNQEAAKAQAAGARVGIDIPDATVIQWLTYNAAKAMGISDMTGSLETGKMADVVLWNGDPLSVYSRPEKVWIDGALMFDAMNPKTRPVSDFELGQPGEGDVK
- a CDS encoding oligopeptide:H+ symporter, with the translated sequence MKDISLWAEADWIAAIAVVVLIVFLAIGSKIAVQKEPEFAGHPKGLYMLFFAEMWERFSYYGMRAILVFYLAQHWDFTEGKSNLILGAYASLVYITPVLGGWLADRYLGQRKAVLFGGLLLAVGHSLMAVEGTGGQDDPTINIFWAALAFIIVGSGFLKANISVMVGQLYPMTDIRRDGAYTIFYMGINVGAAIGTILVAYLGQTVGWGFGFGLAGIGMLLGLVVFVLGKSTLGGAGEAPRPLAKGTEYSLYGIGVAAVAVIWALVQYQDVIQTLLIVSGLSLLGYVLFESFKLEKEPRERMFAILFLISLNPLFWGLFEQAGGSMNQFTDKFVDRSGVPAGIFQSINPIYIILLAPLFAGLWQWLGRKGKEPSAPAKFGLALAQMGLANLVLVWGAEAYGIAAMTPVLLVFAYYFFATTAELCLSPVGLSAMNRLAPKHLASLIMGAWFYMTAVGNFVAGKIGEATGGHDGVMTKQGLLDIYEVFGWIAIGAAVAVLLVSPIVKKWMHLDTLADEKVAPTFEGADEGYPATRPAE